Proteins co-encoded in one Eriocheir sinensis breed Jianghai 21 chromosome 5, ASM2467909v1, whole genome shotgun sequence genomic window:
- the LOC126985275 gene encoding serine-rich adhesin for platelets-like isoform X3, with product MATSSTTSRRQRAVVTVLLPLLLACLGPPAYTQSLPGHGEMHTTNFSCIGKVIGGYYADQYTNCQMFHVCTLDEKGKVNDYTFRCLAGTVFDQETRVCERDEEVDCSRSESFFHLNNDLYGPGIIPSTADSEGDSSAAKVQVLDPTVALMGAPAPPTIPTDTEEATTPTPHQHPSSSPRPPTQPSHLSELPTPPQPQTRPPRLQHQPQSQAQTQTQALTRPHTQPHTQRHTQPHTQPQTQTQPQPPPTTPAPPPDSLPGVTASTTRMSASTSASITAATPAYPFPPLPFTVSRTSTSVSSSSRVRIQTPLAQISLNQGVDPSVLPAPHLRPSLLRLAAEAQNSGQTSRILKDITPATQSPVSAQTPANFRDVPRISVVRLDTSGTTVPRTTGATPRHRQKRQSTLQGHTLPTTFPRDAEAFADLTTSSRLTNSDQPFPTAGDSRRFVSSRGRTRFRQPSRDQSGTTQQVAQGRASAGRQGQGGGGAASFIDSQPQRRQRVRPASRVAVARRPVAAAQSPARPSPASATFRHRVRVGAATPGQPGPVPSTAPRDFPSPAAPLAAPDTHRQPPLPSGDLPQPPTALTTQFPSDSHITVIDAVEETATLSRTDSSTPTPDHTTTTTTSAPPFEFPVTSFTCIDKIHGGLYADVETGCKVFHICSVSPDKSVKDNKFVCGPGTLFNQKSRTCQVESAVDCLSAPSFYYLNDRGNPPVFVEPTVQIPEEQFPELRFDFPRIPSSPTSLSSPRARRDADVSVDLCTSRPLGTPLADITSGCIYYSICEKVAEGRVVEKRHGCKKGLLFSQLRKRCVLAKKVECVKETLSEILGLGAALPPSKSGRKRRAAALLSSHRFRRAALQPLVNMVATPKMEDAQVRRVFSNLAALQQWTLENAQHSTFIELYSLTDNPDNHYPKKTYNTPTSPELSKGYEYSLRRKRDITNVTVEGQVEFVNHSVSSASDGSVFDLMDSLGIEETHTEEDGDSVTRVTFTGTLALPTIATMTIGHRSKVQATVAALKQDGSSTAASGPPSLPVIPTTLSTFTVSGTPITAPTVVTVTVTTTKTVIPSGLATAAAGILSTATVPTGPHSESAPNHTPVETSSGVMATPALDKDLKNRSPDNGHTGKEEGVTDAPSALTTLCMLAPPLDAGKKSNDPPKVNILPKRNAISEPLTETPEDDTTTSTTTTTTTTTTTTETPSTTPSVSSTTSTSETAEETTTTTSTSTTPSTSTTSTTPNPSSDSNASTTTTTTTTTTPATNSTAETTSTSAAPDTTTTTSTTTAAPATTTAKGTESAVVTPEVQASKENADLTVAESVSTPESVSAPESSETHPSSSSTTPATTTTKVEETLPESVAEEVAAETANDNATTTTTTSTSTTTTIESVSDVVAPSGSINVSTTVVPDAESATTNTSASPSVTEPSVTPSGPFTSENLPETNFTCKDKKLEQFYPDPEANCQVFHYCLPGFQKKTVLDLKFLCTGATKFDVKTQKCEDMETVTCGQEEDTSAANTTTTSSTTSTTTTSSTTSTTTTTSTTTGSTTTSTELTLGTPANETSTEEGSPANKTETESAPVADLRAESINETTNATTTTEAPPLQADAEVTTTKEPEVASTTTTTTTTSTTSTTTTMKPENATTEHTNWNVTKHETHENETKTVEEEVASVTHPPKTPEEAPEETVAETEAPQLVVEEVQEENTEESDIPSTTFSPTEEYATETEIPDTEVVTEQVEEYPSTETPPETVTTMEASPEEASEPEQVTELGPLMRHDTLIGMQTTEGGLVEESQTEASVETATSSSTMDPSVPTEESSTDTSVSTDVSVVSSDSVSSATQVSSDVSVSSSVRPEEDAL from the exons ATGGCGACGTCCTCCACCACAAGCCGACGGCAGCGGGCGGTGGTGACGgtactgctgccgctgctgctggcaTGCCTCGGCCCCCCGGCCTACACGCAGTCCCTACCG GGTCATGGAGAGATGCACACGACGAACTTCTCCTGCATCGGTAAAGTCATCGGTGGCTACTACGCTGACCAGTACACGAACTGCCAAATGTTCCACGTGTGCACTCTAGACGAGAAAG GGAAGGTCAATGACTACACGTTCCGGTGTTTGGCGGGCACCGTGTTTGACCAGGAGACGAGGGTGTgtgagagggacgaggaggtggaCTGTAGCCGTTCCGAGTCCTTCTTCCACCTGAATAACGACCTCTACGGACCTGGCATCATCCCTTCCACGGC AGACTCGGAGGGAGACTCCAGCGCCGCTAAAGTGCAGGTTCTGGACCCCACTGTCGCCCTCATGGGAGCCCCCGCCCCCCCAACAATCCCCACTGACACTGAGGAGgccaccaccccaaccccccaccAGCACCCGTCCTCCTCCCCTCGACCCCCAACCCAACCCTCCCACCTCTCTGAACTGCCGACCCCACCCCAGCCCCAGACCCGCCCACCCCGCCTCCAGCACCAGCCTCAATCTCAGGCCCAGACTCAGACTCAGGCCCTTACACGGCCCCACACACAGCCCCACACACAACGCCACACACAGCCCCACACACAGCCCCAGACCCAGACTCAGCCCCaacctccccccaccacccccgcccctccccctgaCAGTCTCCCCGGGGTCACTGCTTCCACCACCCGGATGTCCGCCTCCACCTCTGcctccatcaccgccgccaccccCGCCTATCCCTTCCCGCCCCTGCCCTTCACCGTCAGCAGGACCTccacctctgtctcctcttcctcccgcgtCCGCATCCAGACCCCCCTCGCGCAGATCTCCCTTAACCAGGGCGTGGATCCCTCCGTCCTGCCCGCCCCCCACCTGCGGCCCTCCCTGCTCCGTTTGGCGGCCGAGGCCCAGAACTCAGGCCAGACGTCCAGGATCCTCAAAGACATCACCCCCGCCACCCAATCCCCCGTCAGTGCCCAGACGCCCGCAAACTTCCGGGACGTCCCCAGAATCTCTGTCGTCCGCCTTGACACTTCCGGCACCACCGTCCCCCGCACCACCGGCGCGACGCCGCGCCACAGACAGAAGCGACAGTCGACTCTTCAAGGCCACACTCTCCCCACTACCTTTCCTAGAGACGCTGAAGCTTTCGCAGACTTAACCACTTCCTCCAGACTAACTAACAGTGACCAACCATTTCCTACTGCTGGCGACAGCCGCAGATTCGTCTCCTCACGGGGCCGCACCAGGTTTAGGCAACCTTCTCGTGACCAGTCAGGCACAACCCAGCAGGTAGCGCAGGGCCGCGCCTCCGCAGGCCGGcaagggcaggggggagggggagcagctAGTTTTATTGACAGTCAGCCACAACGTAGACAGAGGGTCAGACCTGCATCAAGGGTAGCCGTGGCGCGCCGGCCCGTGGCGGCGGCGCAGAGCCCTGCACGACCCTCCCCCGCGTCAGCCACCTTCAGGCACCGCGTGAGGGTCGGGGCGGCCACGCCCGGCCAACCCGGGCCGGTGCCCTCCACAGCCCCGAGAGACTTCCCTTCCCCCGCGGCTCCCTTGGCCGCCCCTGACACCCACAGacagccccccctcccctcaggcGACCTCCCCCAGCCTCCCACAGCCCTGACAACCCAGTTCCCCTCTGACAGCCACATCACGGTCATTGACGCGGTTGAGGAAACAGCCACCTTGTCCAGGACCGACAGCTCTACTCCGACTCctgaccacaccaccaccaccaccacatcggcACCTCCGTTCGAGTTCCCAGTGACCAGTTTCACCTGCATCGACAAAATCCACGGTGGACTTTACGCCGATGTTGAGACAGGATGCAAAGTTTTCCATATCTGCTCCGTGTCACCCGACAAGAG CGTCAAGGACAACAAGTTCGTGTGCGGTCCCGGGACGCTGTTCAACCAGAAGAGTCGCACGTGCCAGGTGGAGAGCGCCGTGGACTGCCTCTCCGCCCCGTCCTTCTACTACCTCAACGACCGCGGCAACCCCCCAG TCTTTGTAGAACCCACTGTACAAATCCCTGAGGAGCAGTTCCCTGAACTGCGGTTTGACTTCCCCcgtatcccttcctctcccacctctctctcctccccacgtGCACGGCGTGATGCAG ATGTGAGCGTAGACCTCTGTACCAGCCGGCCGCTGGGCACCCCTCTGGCGGACATCACCTCAGGCTGCATCTACTACAGCATTTGTGAAAAGGTTGCAGAGGGACGTGTGGTGGAGAAACGACACGGCTGTAAGAAGGGCTTGTTGTTCTCCCAGCTGAGGAAGCGGTGTGTGCTGGCCAAGAAg GTGGAGTGTGTCAAAGAAACACTGAGTGAGATCCTTGGTCTGGGGGCTGCTCTGCCACCCTCAAAGAGTGGCCGCAAAAGGCGTGCTGCTGCTCTTCTGTCGTCACACAGGTTCCGTCGAGCTGCCCTGCAACCACTTGTCAACATGGTGGCAACACCCAAGATGGAGGACGCCCAGGTGCGCCGTGTCTTCTCTAACCTTGCGGCCCTCCAGCAATGGACTCTGGAAAATGCACAGCATTCTACATTCATCGAATTGTATTCCTTGACTGACAACCCAGACAACCACTACCCTAAGAAGACTTACAACACTCCTACCAGCCCTGAGCTCTCTAAGGGCTATGAGTATTCCCTGCGCAGGAAGAGAGACATCACCAATGTCACCGTGGAGGGACAGGTGGAGTTTGTGAACCACAGTGTCAGCAGTGCCTCGGATGGTTCTGTCTTTGATCTGATGGACTCTCTTGGTATTGAAGAGACACACACTGAGGAAGATGGTGATTCTGTGACCCGCGTCACCTTTACCGGCACGTTGGCGCTACCCACTATTGCCACCATGACCATTGGCCACCGATCAAAAGTGCAGGCCACCGTGGCAGCACTGAAGCAAGATGGGAGTTCTACTGCTGCCTCAGGCCCACCATCCTTACCAGTCATCCCCACCACCCTCTCCACCTTCACTGTGTCAGGGACACCTATCACAGCACCCACAGTGGTAACAGTAACAGTCACCACCACAAAGACAGTCATACCCTCTGGCTTAGCCACAGCTGCTGCAGGTATACTTTCAACAGCAACAGTCCCCACTGGTCCTCACTCTGAATCAGCACCCAATCACACTCCTGTAGAGACCTCTTCTGGAGTAATGGCAACTCCTGCATTGGACAAAGACTTGAAGAACAGGTCACCAGACAATGGTCacacaggtaaagaggagggagtTACGGACGCTCCTTCTGCCCTCACTACACTTTGCATGTTGGCTCCTCCCTTGGATGCTGGTAAAAAGTCGAACGATCCTCCAAAAGTGAATATTCTACCAAAACGTAATGCCATAAGTGAGCCTTTGACTGAGACTCCTGAAGATGATACAaccacttcaaccaccaccaccaccaccaccaccaccactaccactgaaaCACCCTCCACAACACCCAGTGTTTCCTCCACGACCTCTACTTCAGAAACAGCTGAGgagaccaccacaaccacaagcaCCTCTACCACACCCAGTACCAGTACTACCTCTACCACCCCCAACCCATCTTCAGACTCCAATGcatcaacaaccaccactaccactacaactaccactccTGCCACAAACTCCACAGCTGAAACTACATCAACCTCTGCTGCTCCAGACACCACAACTACCACATCTACCACGACTGCTGCTCCTGCTACCACTACTGCTAAAGGAACAGAGTCAGCAGTGGTGACTCCTGAAGTCCAGGCCTCAAAGGAGAATGCTGACCTGACTGTTGCTGAAAGTGTGTCTACTCCAGAGTCTGTTTCTGCTCCTGAGTCATCCG AGACTCATCCGTCCAGCTCCAGCACAacaccagccaccaccaccaccaaggtagAGGAGACACTGCCTGAGAGTGTAGCAGAGGAGGTTGCCGCTGAGACTGCTAATGataatgccaccaccaccaccactactagcacctccaccacaaccacgatTGAGAGTGTATCGGATGTTGTTGCGCCGTCGGGAAGCATAAATGTCTCCACTACAGTTGTGCCGGATGCTGAGAGTGCCACTACAAACACCTCAGCCTCGCCCTCCGTCACTGAACCCTCTGTCACCCCTAGCGGACCTTTTACGAGCGAGAATTTACCCGAAACTAACTTTACCTGCAAGGATAAGAAGCTGGAACAGTTCTACCCTGACCCAGAGGCCAATTGTCAGGTGTTCCACTATTGCTTGCCTGGTTTCCAAAAGAAGACGGTTCTTGATCTGAAGTTCCTCTGCACTGGAGCAACCAAATTTGACGTCAAAACACAAAAGTGTGAAGACATGGAAACAGTAACTTGTGGTCAAGAGGAGGACACAAGTGCAGCaaatactactaccacctcctccaccacctccaccaccactacctcctccaccacatccacaaccaccacaacatcTACGACAACAGGAAGcaccactacctctactgaaTTGACTCTTGGGACCCCAGCCAATGAGACCAGCACTGAGGAAGGCTCCCCAGCCaacaagacagagacagagagtgcTCCAGTAGCTGACTTGAGAGCAGAGAGCATCAATGAGACAAccaatgcaacaacaacaacagaagcaccGCCATTACAAGCAGATGCGGAGGTCACAACCACCAAGGAACCAGAagtcgcctccaccaccaccactaccaccacaacctcaaccacctccaccaccaccaccatgaagcCCGAGAATGCCACAACAGAACACACAAACTGGAACGTGACAAAACATGAAACTCACGAAAACGAAACTAAAACCGTAGAGGAGGAGGTAGCCAGTGTTACCCATCCCCCAAAGACACCTGAAGAGGCACCAGAGGAAACTGTTGCAGAGACTGAAGCTCCACAGCTGGTGGTcgaagaagtacaagaagaaaacacagaagagAGTGACATCCCATCCACGACATTCAGCCCCACTGAGGAATATGCCACAGAAACAGAGATTCCTGACACAGAGGTAGTAACAGAGCAAGTGGAGGAGTACCCCAGCACCGAAACTCCCCCAGAGACTGTCACAACTATGGAGGCAAGTCCTGAGGAGGCTTCAGAGCCAGAGCAGGTGACAGAACTGGGGCCTCTCATGCGCCACGACACCCTCATTGGCATGCAGACCACAGAGGGAGGGTTGGTCGAGGAATCCCAGACTGAGGCCAGCGTGGAGacagcaacctcctcctccaccatggaTCCTTCCGTCCCCACAGAGGAAAGCTCCACAGATACGTCGGTGTCTACGGACGTGTCTGTGGTGAGCAGTGACTCTGTGTCCAGTGCAACCCAAGTGTCTAGTGACGTTTCGGTGTCGAGCAGCGTCCGACCAGAAGAGGATGCATTGTAA
- the LOC126985275 gene encoding uncharacterized protein LOC126985275 isoform X4 → MATSSTTSRRQRAVVTVLLPLLLACLGPPAYTQSLPGHGEMHTTNFSCIGKVIGGYYADQYTNCQMFHVCTLDEKGKVNDYTFRCLAGTVFDQETRVCERDEEVDCSRSESFFHLNNDLYGPGIIPSTAHITVIDAVEETATLSRTDSSTPTPDHTTTTTTSAPPFEFPVTSFTCIDKIHGGLYADVETGCKVFHICSVSPDKSVKDNKFVCGPGTLFNQKSRTCQVESAVDCLSAPSFYYLNDRGNPPVFVEPTVQIPEEQFPELRFDFPRIPSSPTSLSSPRARRDADVSVDLCTSRPLGTPLADITSGCIYYSICEKVAEGRVVEKRHGCKKGLLFSQLRKRCVLAKKVECVKETLSEILGLGAALPPSKSGRKRRAAALLSSHRFRRAALQPLVNMVATPKMEDAQVRRVFSNLAALQQWTLENAQHSTFIELYSLTDNPDNHYPKKTYNTPTSPELSKGYEYSLRRKRDITNVTVEGQVEFVNHSVSSASDGSVFDLMDSLGIEETHTEEDGDSVTRVTFTGTLALPTIATMTIGHRSKVQATVAALKQDGSSTAASGPPSLPVIPTTLSTFTVSGTPITAPTVVTVTVTTTKTVIPSGLATAAAGILSTATVPTGPHSESAPNHTPVETSSGVMATPALDKDLKNRSPDNGHTGKEEGVTDAPSALTTLCMLAPPLDAGKKSNDPPKVNILPKRNAISEPLTETPEDDTTTSTTTTTTTTTTTTETPSTTPSVSSTTSTSETAEETTTTTSTSTTPSTSTTSTTPNPSSDSNASTTTTTTTTTTPATNSTAETTSTSAAPDTTTTTSTTTAAPATTTAKGTESAVVTPEVQASKENADLTVAESVSTPESVSAPESSGESKPAASASEPASDAEPAAPEPVSDAEPAASEPASDAEPASDAAAASADIVPESQSTSNAESAAPASEPASDVDNAPAEPASKADAPPADETADQSSLSAPETAGDADAASADAAPAEESDLLAPESASEADPAPAPAVESENTTSTTTTTSASTSTETHPSSSSTTPATTTTKVEETLPESVAEEVAAETANDNATTTTTTSTSTTTTIESVSDVVAPSGSINVSTTVVPDAESATTNTSASPSVTEPSVTPSGPFTSENLPETNFTCKDKKLEQFYPDPEANCQVFHYCLPGFQKKTVLDLKFLCTGATKFDVKTQKCEDMETVTCGQEEDTSAANTTTTSSTTSTTTTSSTTSTTTTTSTTTGSTTTSTELTLGTPANETSTEEGSPANKTETESAPVADLRAESINETTNATTTTEAPPLQADAEVTTTKEPEVASTTTTTTTTSTTSTTTTMKPENATTEHTNWNVTKHETHENETKTVEEEVASVTHPPKTPEEAPEETVAETEAPQLVVEEVQEENTEESDIPSTTFSPTEEYATETEIPDTEVVTEQVEEYPSTETPPETVTTMEASPEEASEPEQVTELGPLMRHDTLIGMQTTEGGLVEESQTEASVETATSSSTMDPSVPTEESSTDTSVSTDVSVVSSDSVSSATQVSSDVSVSSSVRPEEDAL, encoded by the exons ATGGCGACGTCCTCCACCACAAGCCGACGGCAGCGGGCGGTGGTGACGgtactgctgccgctgctgctggcaTGCCTCGGCCCCCCGGCCTACACGCAGTCCCTACCG GGTCATGGAGAGATGCACACGACGAACTTCTCCTGCATCGGTAAAGTCATCGGTGGCTACTACGCTGACCAGTACACGAACTGCCAAATGTTCCACGTGTGCACTCTAGACGAGAAAG GGAAGGTCAATGACTACACGTTCCGGTGTTTGGCGGGCACCGTGTTTGACCAGGAGACGAGGGTGTgtgagagggacgaggaggtggaCTGTAGCCGTTCCGAGTCCTTCTTCCACCTGAATAACGACCTCTACGGACCTGGCATCATCCCTTCCACGGC CCACATCACGGTCATTGACGCGGTTGAGGAAACAGCCACCTTGTCCAGGACCGACAGCTCTACTCCGACTCctgaccacaccaccaccaccaccacatcggcACCTCCGTTCGAGTTCCCAGTGACCAGTTTCACCTGCATCGACAAAATCCACGGTGGACTTTACGCCGATGTTGAGACAGGATGCAAAGTTTTCCATATCTGCTCCGTGTCACCCGACAAGAG CGTCAAGGACAACAAGTTCGTGTGCGGTCCCGGGACGCTGTTCAACCAGAAGAGTCGCACGTGCCAGGTGGAGAGCGCCGTGGACTGCCTCTCCGCCCCGTCCTTCTACTACCTCAACGACCGCGGCAACCCCCCAG TCTTTGTAGAACCCACTGTACAAATCCCTGAGGAGCAGTTCCCTGAACTGCGGTTTGACTTCCCCcgtatcccttcctctcccacctctctctcctccccacgtGCACGGCGTGATGCAG ATGTGAGCGTAGACCTCTGTACCAGCCGGCCGCTGGGCACCCCTCTGGCGGACATCACCTCAGGCTGCATCTACTACAGCATTTGTGAAAAGGTTGCAGAGGGACGTGTGGTGGAGAAACGACACGGCTGTAAGAAGGGCTTGTTGTTCTCCCAGCTGAGGAAGCGGTGTGTGCTGGCCAAGAAg GTGGAGTGTGTCAAAGAAACACTGAGTGAGATCCTTGGTCTGGGGGCTGCTCTGCCACCCTCAAAGAGTGGCCGCAAAAGGCGTGCTGCTGCTCTTCTGTCGTCACACAGGTTCCGTCGAGCTGCCCTGCAACCACTTGTCAACATGGTGGCAACACCCAAGATGGAGGACGCCCAGGTGCGCCGTGTCTTCTCTAACCTTGCGGCCCTCCAGCAATGGACTCTGGAAAATGCACAGCATTCTACATTCATCGAATTGTATTCCTTGACTGACAACCCAGACAACCACTACCCTAAGAAGACTTACAACACTCCTACCAGCCCTGAGCTCTCTAAGGGCTATGAGTATTCCCTGCGCAGGAAGAGAGACATCACCAATGTCACCGTGGAGGGACAGGTGGAGTTTGTGAACCACAGTGTCAGCAGTGCCTCGGATGGTTCTGTCTTTGATCTGATGGACTCTCTTGGTATTGAAGAGACACACACTGAGGAAGATGGTGATTCTGTGACCCGCGTCACCTTTACCGGCACGTTGGCGCTACCCACTATTGCCACCATGACCATTGGCCACCGATCAAAAGTGCAGGCCACCGTGGCAGCACTGAAGCAAGATGGGAGTTCTACTGCTGCCTCAGGCCCACCATCCTTACCAGTCATCCCCACCACCCTCTCCACCTTCACTGTGTCAGGGACACCTATCACAGCACCCACAGTGGTAACAGTAACAGTCACCACCACAAAGACAGTCATACCCTCTGGCTTAGCCACAGCTGCTGCAGGTATACTTTCAACAGCAACAGTCCCCACTGGTCCTCACTCTGAATCAGCACCCAATCACACTCCTGTAGAGACCTCTTCTGGAGTAATGGCAACTCCTGCATTGGACAAAGACTTGAAGAACAGGTCACCAGACAATGGTCacacaggtaaagaggagggagtTACGGACGCTCCTTCTGCCCTCACTACACTTTGCATGTTGGCTCCTCCCTTGGATGCTGGTAAAAAGTCGAACGATCCTCCAAAAGTGAATATTCTACCAAAACGTAATGCCATAAGTGAGCCTTTGACTGAGACTCCTGAAGATGATACAaccacttcaaccaccaccaccaccaccaccaccaccactaccactgaaaCACCCTCCACAACACCCAGTGTTTCCTCCACGACCTCTACTTCAGAAACAGCTGAGgagaccaccacaaccacaagcaCCTCTACCACACCCAGTACCAGTACTACCTCTACCACCCCCAACCCATCTTCAGACTCCAATGcatcaacaaccaccactaccactacaactaccactccTGCCACAAACTCCACAGCTGAAACTACATCAACCTCTGCTGCTCCAGACACCACAACTACCACATCTACCACGACTGCTGCTCCTGCTACCACTACTGCTAAAGGAACAGAGTCAGCAGTGGTGACTCCTGAAGTCCAGGCCTCAAAGGAGAATGCTGACCTGACTGTTGCTGAAAGTGTGTCTACTCCAGAGTCTGTTTCTGCTCCTGAGTCATCCGGTGAGTCTAAAcctgctgcttctgcttctgaGCCTGCTAGTGATGCTGAACCTGCTGCTCCTGAACCTGTTAGTGATGCTGAACCTGCTGCTTCTGAACCTGCTAGTGATGCTGAACCTGCTAgtgatgctgctgctgcctctgccGACATTGTTCCTGAGTCTCAATCCACTAGTAATGCTGAGTCTGCTGCTCCTGCTTCAGAACCAGCTAGTGATGTCGATAATGCCCCTGCCGAGCCTGCTAGTAAGGCTGATGCTCCCCCTGCTGATGAGACAGCTGACCAGTCTAGCCTTTCTGCTCCTGAGACTGCTGGCGATGCTGATGCTGCCTCTGCTGATGCTGCCCCTGCTGAAGAGTCTGACCTTCTTGCTCCTGAGTCTGCTAGTGAGGCTGACCCTGCCCCTGCACCTGCTGTGGAATCTGAaaataccacctccaccaccaccactacttctgcttctacttctacAGAGACTCATCCGTCCAGCTCCAGCACAacaccagccaccaccaccaccaaggtagAGGAGACACTGCCTGAGAGTGTAGCAGAGGAGGTTGCCGCTGAGACTGCTAATGataatgccaccaccaccaccactactagcacctccaccacaaccacgatTGAGAGTGTATCGGATGTTGTTGCGCCGTCGGGAAGCATAAATGTCTCCACTACAGTTGTGCCGGATGCTGAGAGTGCCACTACAAACACCTCAGCCTCGCCCTCCGTCACTGAACCCTCTGTCACCCCTAGCGGACCTTTTACGAGCGAGAATTTACCCGAAACTAACTTTACCTGCAAGGATAAGAAGCTGGAACAGTTCTACCCTGACCCAGAGGCCAATTGTCAGGTGTTCCACTATTGCTTGCCTGGTTTCCAAAAGAAGACGGTTCTTGATCTGAAGTTCCTCTGCACTGGAGCAACCAAATTTGACGTCAAAACACAAAAGTGTGAAGACATGGAAACAGTAACTTGTGGTCAAGAGGAGGACACAAGTGCAGCaaatactactaccacctcctccaccacctccaccaccactacctcctccaccacatccacaaccaccacaacatcTACGACAACAGGAAGcaccactacctctactgaaTTGACTCTTGGGACCCCAGCCAATGAGACCAGCACTGAGGAAGGCTCCCCAGCCaacaagacagagacagagagtgcTCCAGTAGCTGACTTGAGAGCAGAGAGCATCAATGAGACAAccaatgcaacaacaacaacagaagcaccGCCATTACAAGCAGATGCGGAGGTCACAACCACCAAGGAACCAGAagtcgcctccaccaccaccactaccaccacaacctcaaccacctccaccaccaccaccatgaagcCCGAGAATGCCACAACAGAACACACAAACTGGAACGTGACAAAACATGAAACTCACGAAAACGAAACTAAAACCGTAGAGGAGGAGGTAGCCAGTGTTACCCATCCCCCAAAGACACCTGAAGAGGCACCAGAGGAAACTGTTGCAGAGACTGAAGCTCCACAGCTGGTGGTcgaagaagtacaagaagaaaacacagaagagAGTGACATCCCATCCACGACATTCAGCCCCACTGAGGAATATGCCACAGAAACAGAGATTCCTGACACAGAGGTAGTAACAGAGCAAGTGGAGGAGTACCCCAGCACCGAAACTCCCCCAGAGACTGTCACAACTATGGAGGCAAGTCCTGAGGAGGCTTCAGAGCCAGAGCAGGTGACAGAACTGGGGCCTCTCATGCGCCACGACACCCTCATTGGCATGCAGACCACAGAGGGAGGGTTGGTCGAGGAATCCCAGACTGAGGCCAGCGTGGAGacagcaacctcctcctccaccatggaTCCTTCCGTCCCCACAGAGGAAAGCTCCACAGATACGTCGGTGTCTACGGACGTGTCTGTGGTGAGCAGTGACTCTGTGTCCAGTGCAACCCAAGTGTCTAGTGACGTTTCGGTGTCGAGCAGCGTCCGACCAGAAGAGGATGCATTGTAA